The sequence below is a genomic window from Sebastes fasciatus isolate fSebFas1 chromosome 18, fSebFas1.pri, whole genome shotgun sequence.
agtgaccgttttataaaaataacttttttttaatcatcaagTTATCGACTTCTGCTTTAAAGCAAGATTATAtaacttttgaaagaagaaatagCACATATATTCTCTTACCAATGACAAGTCGAACTAATAATTAAATGCACCCTTGCTCAGTTCAGTACACTCAGAGGTTTTGCTGCTACTGCcatacttggtctggtatgaccagtagcttatgatgactaatgttagctaacgttagcacaCTTTAGATAGATATTGTTGTATAACTTATATTACTAAGTCAGTTCACTGACAATACAACTCTTTTGTACCTCTGCTACTGTTTCATTGCGTTTTACCGCGATGCTATAATTTCCTCTTGTGCCTACAATTACATAATtgtactttaaagctgcagtcggtaactttgagcaaatatgataaaatgttatttttataaaacggtcactatatcctgacagtagtgcatgagacagataatctgtgaaaaaatcatATTCCTCTGCTTCCTCCTAGCGCTTCTAAAGGCATTTGCAATGTTTCACCGCGCCTGAACCAAAGCAACCaaccagtgattgacagctgctgcagagactcctcggctctgattggttgttttccttaggcgctgtgaaatcttgcaaatgccattaggagcacaggaggacacagaggaacatgatttttgtcacagattatctgtctcatgaactactgtcaggatatagtaactgttttataatttatttattatttttttaatcatatttgctcaaagttaccaactgcagctttaaaggaaattaaataactggaaaataaatgcaaaaaaataacttttattagtAGTTTTTGCAGTTTGTTGCCAAATAACTGCAGATAATTTCCTCTCAACCGGTATATCAACATCAATTAATATGAGTGAGTCATTTTTGGAGTGCCTCTAATCCCGTGTTGTGTGTCTGCTCCCTAGACGAGCCCTCGAGCCCTGGGTGGAACCTTCGTCTTCCCCTCTTCATCCTCGCTCTCCCCTATCCCCACCCCTCGCGCTCGCTCCCCCTCCCCGCGAAGCCCGGAGCTCCTCGGAGTCAATGTGGGCCAGCGGGTCCGCCGACTGAGCTCGCCCGGCggtgaggagagaggggaaggagaaggccaggaggagagaggaggagagacgggaggaggagagaggcgaGAAGAGAGGAGACGCCAGGCACAGCTGCTGCAGATACACAGAGAGCTGCAGAACGTCGAGgtgattttattgtatttattcgTGTCTCTGTTTTACCCCTCTCTGTCTTTATCTAGGAATGCAAATTCCTAGAAATGTGTAGGGCAAGTCAGAACAATACCAGTAAGAACTACTCTCACCCCGCTTGATCCCAAAATGTTATTCAAGCTGTGAAATCTGAGCAGAACAATAGGAAAAGAGTGTTTGGACCGATGCTCATACAgtattcatctttttcttttatgtttttaagaTAGGAAAGCTGGAAAATTGGACTTCCATTTCTGAgaaagggcttttattttgatattttaaagaATGTTTCTCAGTTTCATACTGTTTCACACTTACTCTAATTCATTTCCAGTTATCTTTTCCTaccatcatcatccatcattcCTAAACTCAGATTATAATCTCTCCAGTTTGGAAATCCGTGGgagttgacttttattttgaaaaatatattcgatagacatttttatataggtTTGACTATACATATTGTCATATTTCCCAACCCTATTTAGTATCAATACAGACTACTTCAATTTGATGATGAATATACAGTGTAGTGCATTACACTACTGCATTATCTGTTTAGTTTCATATCTGaactctttctcttctttgtaTTTAGTTGAATGTCAACCCACATTTGTGCTCTGCAGACTGCAGACAGTCACACATTGAATTTGTAGcttgccaacattttttccatttttcagtCCAGTCAGTTTAATGCCAAATATTGGAAAACTCTAGAGGCTCAtgtcttttccatttttttttaatatcagtAGGAGGTTGTGATGATAGTTTTTTGTCATATCAGTTTATCTTTCTCACATCAGTAAAGGTCCACACCTGTGAAATGATAAGCACTTAACCCAAATATGAAACCAATGCATCAAAGTAAAACTTGTCTACAGTTACACCAAGGAAACCAGCTGCATTTAGACCCTCttattttctctgtgttttccaGGTCAGGGGAAAAGTGGGCATTTTCGAGGCCCACATTTCGGGAATCCGTGCCCAAGTGTTGAACACTGAGCTCCAGCGCAGCCCTCGGTCTCCAAGACGATCGCCTTGCCAAAGCCCTTCCCATCCCGGCCAACGAAACACAGCCCTTGAATGCCCAATGACCCACCCGCAAGAGAGTAAAGTTCCCCCTGTTGTCCAAAATGGAAGAGAAAGGGAGGAAGAAACAATGGAAGGagaaatgagaggaggaggaaggagagatgaTGAGAAGGACAACAGTGCtattaaaacaaacacagagaacaAGACACTGATTGGTCAAAATGGGCGCCATTCAGAAACAACAATGCAAACTCCGTGTTTAGACGGACCGTTTGTCGTTGAGACATTGAACTCAAATGCgacaacagacagagagaaaaaagagggagaaagactGGGAGAAAAGGATGAAGGGGAggtagaaaacaaacaaatgttggGAGACGAAACAGaacggacagagagagaagtgagagatgagagagaggaccGGTCGTGTCTTGACATGCTGCTCCAGACGGAGGCAAACAGGTTGGAGGTTAACCCAGAGACAGATGCTTTTCCTCGGGTACAAAACAGTGAGAGCTCCCCTTTTTTGATGGACACCGATCACACCTCCAACcactctccctccatccctccctccatccctgcaGTCATAATAACTGACCACGGTTTGGAAGGCCAGCCTCTAACCTCTGAAGGCCCCGGCTCAGACCAGGGACTAGGCTGCACCCCTAGCCCCAGTTCTAGCCCCGTGCCTGGGCCAAACTCCTCCAACCGCTCCCTCAGGAAGCTGTcgtcctcctccgcctcctctgccGGTTTCTCCTCGTCTTGGGAAGAGTCGGAGGAGGATATTTCCAGTGATACAGAGAAAGGAGAGCAGCTTCTCAACCCTGCAGTCCTCACGTCTCAACAGAAAGCAGTAAGTAGGGCCAAGTAAGAGCGtgtctgctggtgtgtgtgtgtgctacaaGCTGCTCGCAAATTCAGTTGACCTTTTGTAGTTTTGAACGGCGGTGACCTTTGGAAACTGCATTCGCCGGGATTTCCAAAATATTCACACAGGAAAAGTCAGAAATTATTTATTTGGGAACGTCAAAGGATATCTGAGAATTTTAAAGTGTTGTTTTACAGGAATATACCAAAATGTtcttcagactgaaatatctcaacaactatcagatggattgccatgaaattgtgtacagacattcatgtcccccagaggatgaagcctactGACTTTAataatcccctgacttttcctgtaGCGCCACCAACAGGTCAAACGTTTTACCTATCCTGTGAAATATCTCCACATCTCATACATAGATTAGATGGTAGTAGATTAGCATAACATTTTGGTACAGTACTAattagtaggggtgtaagaaaacattgagtatcgtgatattatgttttgtgatactgtattgcttctcaaaaaacactgtttaattaatagtttacttaCAAAGATGATCTCAGTCAATACTAGGGCTGgacaatatgatgatatatatcatcaaaacgaTATGaaatgtctatcgtatatatttctctatattgtttctatcgcgatataggctaggcctatatttatttattttctctctataattccacttaaaactgttatgttcattttgcactcaagttcttaaattgagaaaatacttttaatttatcaagtatttaattcacacaggagtattaAAAAATAGgctgtggttatttcatatatactgtttatcagaaaacatgctatatcgcgatatatattgttatcgagatatgaaattattACCTATTATTCATGATAGAAGAGTTTgcccatatcgcccagccctaattgcATCAATTTATTGCATTAGATCATACGTAGTTTTCAGCTGCTACATTGTTTTGATAGCaggttaattttttttcatcatagAAGTATTCAGGTTTGCGAAAAAAAAGTCCTGTAATTTTCTTGGTAAGAAGACCttgatatttttgataatttaaaataatcttTGACAGACTTTGACAAAAGGTCATTTATTCAAACTCAAAACCTAGCAAGCGCAGAACTGGGTGATTTTGCAACCAATCTCGCCAGATCCGTTTGTCTCGTCGTGGGTCTCTGTTAACAACCGTGTCTCgaaatgtgtgtgttggtgtgtttgaatgtgcCCGAGCATGTTGCTGGGTGCTCCTGTGTCAAATTGGCCGGAGCTCTCTGCCTGAGTGATGGTTGACATTCACGGTTAACAAAGCTAGCTCTGTGCcccaacctgtgtgtgtgtgtgtgtgtgtgtgtataggggTGTTTTTAGTGTGCGGGTAATGTGagggtgtgtgtatgagagagagagagagaacgggtGATAGAAAAAGGGAAAGCAAGAGAATTTGCCAGTCACACACACTTAGGTTTTGCCTGCATTTGGACGCTGTTCAAAGAGGAGGCTGAGGCCTGtttgggtatgtgtgtgtgtgtgtgtgtgtgtgtgtgtgtgtgtaggtgggtgggcggatgtgtttttatttgtagcCAGGATGAGTTCACGGGGCCACTTCACTTCTGCTTTGAAACACGATTTAACAAAGGATTGTATAACTGATTTTTACCAGTGTTTCTTAAACAATGTGTCCCAAAATGTCCCTTATTTTAGGACttcacactgcaaaaaatattttcttctaGGGTTtgtggttcacttcttatcagTTGAACTATCATGAATCATATAAtgagctttaaaactaagctgTGTCTTCCAAATGAGTGTGCAAGCCTGACCATGCAAGCATTTGAATACTCATCACCCTGCAATCAATACGTTATCTGCATGTTTCCATACATATTTTGGAAATGTGGTCCTTCTAATCATTATTAATCATGCTACATTTACATGTTTGCTTTCATTATAAGAGGCAGCGGCaacagaaaacatttaatattctTGTTATGATTTATGAGACTCCAGGTTATGCATGATGGATGCAGTTTCCTTGCGTATTTAATCGAATGACCCCTCCCTAAGCTAATGTCCCAGCTCTCTCAGGTGACACAGATTCCAAACGATTTGTTTAAATGAATTTGGCTGACAGATTTGAATAGTGTTTGTATTGCTCTTTGCATATTTCCGGTCATTGTTTTTTGCTTAATCCAGgcaaagaaagagacagaagctCCCCGCTGGAGGTTGCAGCTCACTGAGGGGTTTATAGTTGCTTGTGAAAGTCtggattcccccccccccacccccccatcgCAGCACAAAGATGTCAAACATGCGGGGTTATTCATGGTCTTGTCTGCAGCCTGTTTTAAGGAAACCTGGTGTATGTATGCAAGAGGCAAACATGCAGAAACACATAAAGCGTGCTTGCTTGTGTGGGAGGTGTgtaggaaagaggagagggacagagaggagaggagtgatactgagagaggaagaagagtgaGCTTGAGACTGGCAGAGcaagagagacaaaacaaagagagCATGAGATGAAAATTGCACATTATTTACTGCGTAGTAGCCTTGACATTAAGGGAAGACATGTCTCGTCTTCTCATGGCTACTTATTGCAGGAGTTTACTTTATTTGGCATATAATATTAAACACTTTAAGGACATTATACATACTATGCGAAATACACAGATGTATAAGGGTAGCTCTGGTAATAGCCTActataggggtgtaagaaaatatcaatacacatgagtatcgcgatattatgttctGCGATACTgaatcgattctccaaaacactatcgatttttaaataacctcttaaaaatctgatggCCCGCTGTCGGGCTAGGTCACTAttcaatcttttggaggttgtggcgacctcagtgttaaagctacttgaagatactggcatcatatgaaactagaaaacctaaggaatccagtggtgagacgctaaataacgctccaaaattacgtcaaatgttggcgaggaaaaactggaatggccattttcaaaggggtcctttgacctctgacctcaagatatgtgaatgaaaatggtttctatgggtacccacgagtctcccctttacagacatgcccactttatgctactCCCATTCAGTTTGGggtaaaaaaacatgcagtaaaattttttttatttttgccgattctaaaaatggtgtatttctggtgtgtctttatgacagttttcctaaaattagatttaaaaatttgcttacagtatcacaatatattgcaatatattgaatcgtgacctctgtatcatgatacgtatcgtatcgccagattcttgccaaaacACTGCtatactactgtatacacacCATGGTTGCAGAGAAAGATAGATGCCTACTTGGTGAAAAATATAAGAATAAGACCAGTGCTCTCTGCACAATACATTTATCACTATTATAGGTTCACCTTTTGTTTTAAAgagctctgtgtgtttttttatcctggttgtgtttcatttttatgtataaaCACATCTGCTTTGTTATGGTCATCAGCTTTTGGATGATATCAGCTCACTTTTAAAGAGTGTAGACGCTTAACTGGTAGAGGCTGGAATCGGAGCAGAGCCATATATAGACACTATTTGGCTGATCTTTTGACTGTTGGGCATCTCTCCAAGGTTAGGAGGCACATATGTGCTGCCAGTTTGTTCCAAGTAATTGGCAGCAATAGGGGCACCTGCTGCAATAGATTGGcatctgtgttttttctttttttcttttgtaagaTTTCAGTTTGAGTTCTGGGGAATGAGAAGAAAGCCAGCAGCAGAGTTACGTCTTTGTTTTGTAATTTTCCCTTTAAGCATCAGCTCAACGCCCATCAGAGGAGTTTGAAACCAAACCTCGTAGAGATACATGGACATGCAAAACACAGgatttaaaagaataaagaggGTTTGACTACAAAATGACCAGGTCATCAACACAGCTTGGAAAACCAACAATACACAACAAGAATCATGGGAGTTAGCAGTAGTTTGCACACGCAAGTGTACTTGCAAATAAAGTTGAACCAagtgactcctggtctttttatcagccgggaagagaaggaatgagcgagacccgttgctggtgtgagttcatcccagtacgaaacacacaatAATCGTAGCACTTgcgcgacttttgggtgtgtagtctttctaattacatattttcacagtctgatacttacgtctgagactttcttgactttcaaaattatcttttaaattgataaaCATCATATGtttgattcatggcgcaattcaaaagggatcaaaacaaatatttgtccCTCGCCATTGACTACCATTCATATTTtgtccgaaataaggtcccatggtggtccaccggaaggcgAGGGGCCTCTCTATCGTCgatgcaacaacaaaaatgtgtaatttgaaGTCATTGCCTTTAGCTCTGGGTAATTGTTATTCGctatttttcactatttaaaaaaaatattttacagtctAAAAGATCAGTAGACTAATTGTTATTTGCAACCCTTAAacacaaaacctttttttcactCTTTACAGCTTTGATTAGTTTTTTATTTAGTCAAAACTTAGCTGGAGCTGCGCTTAAACCTGCACCACTATGTACAGAAAACCCCAGCATCATGTTTCAGCTTTTCAGACAGATTGATGAAAGCGACTCAAGCTAGTGGAGCAGCAGAAGCTACAGGAAGTGTGGGGCAGGACTCATGAAGGTCTCGCTATAAATGATGCAGAAGGTGTTACTCGTACTGTAAGCAAAACTTAAGGCGGATTACAGTTTGGACCCATTTCAATACACCTGTCGGCCCTGATAATATGCATTCAGTAGATAAACAGATTGTTTTGGTATGCAGATTGcaacccaaacacacactcacatacgcTGCTAACAGACCGCCACACCCTCCTCCTTACACGCCACATAGTTGCGCCCTGCAGAACAACACACTACTGTATATAAGCACTGTCATTGTTTTTCTCTAACTGTATCTAATGTCACACTGACTCACATCCCTTTTTTATGATCCTCTGAAATGTGGTCACACACACGCTGACCCAAACATGAATCTTCACCTGCACTTGTTTATCCAACCGTGAGCCTGAGCTCATCTCCAATACCAAAAAAAGAGTTTTTTAGTGGTGAACTGGACGAAAACTCATTTTTATGTCCTGAACTGTAactcaagacacacacacacactcacacacacacacgcacacacacactgtgtttgcaCTGCAGTGGAAAATCTTCACTACCACGGCGGCCGGTTGCCTAGCGACCCTGTGACGTCAAACCGAGTTTCCCTCTCacagctgtatgtgtgtgtgtgtgtgtgacagagagtcTGCGAGTTTATGGGTGTGTGTCcaacttttgtgtgtgtgtgtgtgtgcgtgtgtgtgtgtgtgtgtgtgtgtgtgtgtgtgtgtgtgtgttagtgccTACTTGGTTTACTGTGAGAGGGGAAACACCGGTCAATTCTTCATTTGGTGTTTCTGTGTGAAGTTGCTGCCGGTATTgagtgcgtgcatgtgtgtgtgctcaagTCAGGTCGGCCTGCTGTTACTGACATTTTATGTGAAAGGATATCTAGTAGAAGTCAAGTGTGGTTTCACATGGTTTCAGAGCTGTCAGAGACACACTGGGGAAACCCTACTGGATGCGTGAATGCAagtgtttgtgcagaaaaaaggGACGTATGGTACGCCTCATAGACTGGAGATCCATGAGTTGCATTTCTAAATTTAATGACCTTATTAAAGAGGaccaaatgtgttacttggtgacatcaccacgttacgaaagaaaaggcgggacttcaggCGAGGCGTTACAGGCAATTCAGGAGCACCAGTACCAGTTTCTGTGGTACAGAAACTGGTACTTACACTTTctgagtaactccctttggcgtgaccttttacatgcacaaataacTATAcagtaaaggaaagggaaaaagcacaaaaccaTAATAGGTTCTCTTTAACAGAGTTCTTCTAGACCCTTTAGTTAAGTTCTGTGCTGTTTTTATATATCAGACTTCATAGTTCTTATAGGTTGATCTACTTGTTTGTGAGCAAGAGAAGAAACCAATTTATGTTTCAGAGTTGCAGCTAGATCTGAAGTCAGATGTGTTCTTTAATGTTCCATATAGTGACCTCAGCTTGGAAA
It includes:
- the LOC141755691 gene encoding inositol-trisphosphate 3-kinase B-like isoform X2, whose amino-acid sequence is MAASALNLNGLGVMNSNQFHTQPGSSSTTRTSPVSRPVLPVPDRSTYCQLLGGGTSGGGLYSPTSPKTSPRALGGTFVFPSSSSLSPIPTPRARSPSPRSPELLGVNVGQRVRRLSSPGGEERGEGEGQEERGGETGGGERREERRRQAQLLQIHRELQNVEVRGKVGIFEAHISGIRAQVLNTELQRSPRSPRRSPCQSPSHPGQRNTALECPMTHPQESKVPPVVQNGREREEETMEGEMRGGGRRDDEKDNSAIKTNTENKTLIGQNGRHSETTMQTPCLDGPFVVETLNSNATTDREKKEGERLGEKDEGEVENKQMLGDETERTEREVRDEREDRSCLDMLLQTEANRLEVNPETDAFPRVQNSESSPFLMDTDHTSNHSPSIPPSIPAVIITDHGLEGQPLTSEGPGSDQGLGCTPSPSSSPVPGPNSSNRSLRKLSSSSASSAGFSSSWEESEEDISSDTEKGEQLLNPAVLTSQQKAHKSWKKIKNMVHWSPFVMSFKKKYPWIQLAGHAGSFKAGANGRILKKHCECEQRCLSLLMRDVLRPYVPGYHGDVEKDGQKYNQMEDLLAEFDFPCVMDCKMGVRTYLEEELTKARKKPSPRPDMYQKMVEVEPEAPTPEEKLLKVVTKPRYMQWRETISSTATLGFRIEGVKKEDGTVNRDFKKTKTREQVTVAFHDFVKGNKDILNGYLSRLKEVRDTLEISPFFKTHEVIGSSLLFVHDSKGRAKVWMIDFGKTTPLPDGDELTHRALWVEGNREDGYLAGLDSLLDIILSMANSET
- the LOC141755691 gene encoding inositol-trisphosphate 3-kinase B-like isoform X1 translates to MAASALNLNGLGVMNSSNQFHTQPGSSSTTRTSPVSRPVLPVPDRSTYCQLLGGGTSGGGLYSPTSPKTSPRALGGTFVFPSSSSLSPIPTPRARSPSPRSPELLGVNVGQRVRRLSSPGGEERGEGEGQEERGGETGGGERREERRRQAQLLQIHRELQNVEVRGKVGIFEAHISGIRAQVLNTELQRSPRSPRRSPCQSPSHPGQRNTALECPMTHPQESKVPPVVQNGREREEETMEGEMRGGGRRDDEKDNSAIKTNTENKTLIGQNGRHSETTMQTPCLDGPFVVETLNSNATTDREKKEGERLGEKDEGEVENKQMLGDETERTEREVRDEREDRSCLDMLLQTEANRLEVNPETDAFPRVQNSESSPFLMDTDHTSNHSPSIPPSIPAVIITDHGLEGQPLTSEGPGSDQGLGCTPSPSSSPVPGPNSSNRSLRKLSSSSASSAGFSSSWEESEEDISSDTEKGEQLLNPAVLTSQQKAHKSWKKIKNMVHWSPFVMSFKKKYPWIQLAGHAGSFKAGANGRILKKHCECEQRCLSLLMRDVLRPYVPGYHGDVEKDGQKYNQMEDLLAEFDFPCVMDCKMGVRTYLEEELTKARKKPSPRPDMYQKMVEVEPEAPTPEEKLLKVVTKPRYMQWRETISSTATLGFRIEGVKKEDGTVNRDFKKTKTREQVTVAFHDFVKGNKDILNGYLSRLKEVRDTLEISPFFKTHEVIGSSLLFVHDSKGRAKVWMIDFGKTTPLPDGDELTHRALWVEGNREDGYLAGLDSLLDIILSMANSET